In Onychostoma macrolepis isolate SWU-2019 chromosome 14, ASM1243209v1, whole genome shotgun sequence, a single window of DNA contains:
- the map7d3 gene encoding ensconsin isoform X18 gives MAEGATSLKGLRTQMAAAAQAQAEERRSQAGNSPTPPTPASTMKSQSRPVIDGAALRIDDKLRVAKERREEQEKQHAARETQLLERERKARLQVERQMEERQKKLEEQRRKEEQRRVAVEEKRKQKLEEEKEHYEAVMRRTLERSQRVEQRQKRWSWGGLSDSDNKNARRSLAAPVDSSVLSRLLTPTQASLARSKSAAALSAEGGDTQASASPMQPLARGPLRSRSSDRKKGPPTSVSADAISSMTQQKGETEKRFTSPVGKRPASPSSRHRSPSPSPTANTTTRAPSPGAAKQSPHFRPPSPSGLKQRPPSPQPSATSKPPPIQKPALTPTGPPTLRKRDSKPKDMSPMMPVTPQSPETSTPSPAPTPTPKTKEESSSKAIAGTNSAAEASKILAENRRLAREQKEKEEQLRIQKEEEERLRKEEEKRLAEEERLRRAEEEKRLAEERKREEEEQACIAEEERQRMELEEQQRQSELQKEREEAEAKAQEEAERQRQERARIMQRNQQERMERKKRIEEIMKRTRKTDQLDFKSNDERDLPDENGEEAEDQINCENKENEAFDSEQNAKTTEPADSQECHLSVDEPVTEQDGPVFSMNTQTDVDNKENSNGPSTEDPSLDSSPPPKSCLMEGSEFVNEDSKVNLVQELNGKGGSWSFEELIDLGVHAKSKPLMDDGGPEGPRVAFEEKTSSIHPAQPIEALSEM, from the exons ATGGCGGAGGGTGCGACGTCTCTGAAAGGGTTGCGGACGCAAATGG CTGCAGCTGCGCAGGCGCAGGCAGAGGAACGGCGCAGCCAGGCAGGGAACAGCCCAACGCCACCAACTCCAGCCAGCACAATGAAGAGCCAGAGCAGGCCAG TCATTGATGGGGCAGCTCTGAGGATAGACGACAAGCTCCGAGTGGCCAAAGAAAGGAGAGAAGAGCAGGAAAAGCAACATG CGGCCCGTGAGACTCAGCTTCTGGAGCGAGAGCGCAAGGCCCGGCTGCAGGTGGAGAGACAGATGGAGGAGCGACAGAAGAAGCTGGAAGAGCAGCGCAGGAAGGAGGAACAGAGGAGAGTTGCAGTGGAGGAGAAAAGGAAACAGAAATTAGAGGAGGAAAAg gagcACTATGAGGCCGTGATGAGACGTACCCTGGAGCGCAGCCAGCGAGTAGAGCAGAGACAGAAGAGATGGTCCTGGGGTGGACTTTCAGACTCTGACAACAAAAATG CTCGCCGCTCGTTGGCTGCCCCCGTGGATAGCAGTGTCCTCAGTCGGCTGCTCACACCCACCCAGGCCTCGCTAGCTAGAAGCAAGAGTGCTGCGGCCCTGTCCGCCGAAGGAGGCGACACCCAAG CATCTGCAAGCCCCATGCAGCCCTTGGCCCGTGGACCCCTACGCAGTCGCAGCAGCGATCGAAAGAAAGGACCGCCTACTTCTGTGTCTGCAGATGCCATTTCCAGTATGACACAG CAGAAAGGTGAGACGGAGAAGCGCTTCACGTCACCAGTTGGAAAACGCCCTGCCTCGCCCTCCAGTCGTCACCGATCCCCATCTCCTTCTCCCACGGCTAACACCACCACAAGAGCGCCCTCACCTGGAGCAGCCAA GCAGAGTCCACACTTCCGCCCTCCTTCCCCTAGTGGTTTGAAACAGCGGCCTCCATCCCCTCAGCCCTCTGCCACATCCAAACCTCCACCCATCCAGAAACCTGCTCTCACCCCCACCGGCCCGCCTACCCTTCGCAAGAGGGACTCCAAGCCAAAGGATATGTCTCCCATGATGCCTGTCACCCCACAGTCTCCAGAAACCAGCACGCCCAGCCCGGCACCCACACCCACACCCAAGACCAAAGAGG AATCCAGTTCCAAAGCTATCGCAGGAACTAACTCGGCTGCAGAGGCTTCTAAGATCCTGGCAGAAAACCGACGTCTAGCACGCgagcagaaagagaaagaagagcAACTCCGCATACagaaagaagaagaggagag GCTGAGGAAAGAGGAGGAGAAGCGGCTGGCGGAGGAGGAGCGCTTGAGGCGTGCAGAGGAGGAGAAGAGGCTTGCggaagagaggaagagagaagaGGAGGAGCAGGCTTGTATAGCAGAGGAGGAGAGACAGCGAATGGAGCTGGAGGAGCAGCAAAGACAGTCTGAGCTACAGAAAGAG CGCGAGGAGGCTGAAGCAAAGGCCCAAGAGGAAGCAGAGAGACAGCGTCAGGAGAGAGCACGCATTATGCAACGGAACCAACAGGAGCGGATGGAAAGAAAGAAG AGAATTGAAGAAATTATGAAGAGAACCAGAAAAACAGACCAACTTGATTTTAAG AGTAATGATGAGAGAGACCTTCCTGATGAAAACGGAGAGGAGGCTGAGGACCAAATAAACTGTGAAAATAAGG AGAATGAGGCTTTCGATTCAGAGCAGAATGCCAAGACTACAGAGCCAGCAGACTCTCAGGAGTGTCATTTATCTGTGGACGAGCCAGTCACAGAGCAAGACGGGCCAGTTTTTAGTATGAACACACAAACAGATGTGGACAATAAAGAGAACAGCAATGGGCCCAGCACAGAGGATCCCTCATTGGACAG CAGCCCACCTCCCAAATCCTGTCTGATGGAGGGCTCAGAGTTTGTGAATGAGGACTCTAAAGTGAACCTGGTGCAAGAGTTGAATGGTAAAGGAGGATCCTGGAGCTTCGAGGAGCTTATCGATCTGGGTGTTCATGCGAAGAGCAAACCCCTGATGGACGATGGGGGCCCTGAAGGGCCTAGAGTGGCCTTCGAAGAGAAAACCAGCTCAATTCATCCAGCCCAGCCCATTGAAGCCCTGTCTG AGATGTGA
- the map7d3 gene encoding ensconsin isoform X16 codes for MAEGATSLKGLRTQMAAAAQAQAEERRSQAGNSPTPPTPASTMKSQSRPVIDGAALRIDDKLRVAKERREEQEKQHAARETQLLERERKARLQVERQMEERQKKLEEQRRKEEQRRVAVEEKRKQKLEEEKEHYEAVMRRTLERSQRVEQRQKRWSWGGLSDSDNKNARRSLAAPVDSSVLSRLLTPTQASLARSKSAAALSAEGGDTQESHLCPRSASASPMQPLARGPLRSRSSDRKKGPPTSVSADAISSMTQQKGETEKRFTSPVGKRPASPSSRHRSPSPSPTANTTTRAPSPGAAKQSPHFRPPSPSGLKQRPPSPQPSATSKPPPIQKPALTPTGPPTLRKRDSKPKDMSPMMPVTPQSPETSTPSPAPTPTPKTKEESSSKAIAGTNSAAEASKILAENRRLAREQKEKEEQLRIQKEEEERLRKEEEKRLAEEERLRRAEEEKRLAEERKREEEEQACIAEEERQRMELEEQQRQSELQKEREEAEAKAQEEAERQRQERARIMQRNQQERMERKKRIEEIMKRTRKTDQLDFKSNDERDLPDENGEEAEDQINCENKENEAFDSEQNAKTTEPADSQECHLSVDEPVTEQDGPVFSMNTQTDVDNKENSNGPSTEDPSLDSSPPPKSCLMEGSEFVNEDSKVNLVQELNGKGGSWSFEELIDLGVHAKSKPLMDDGGPEGPRVAFEEKTSSIHPAQPIEALSEM; via the exons ATGGCGGAGGGTGCGACGTCTCTGAAAGGGTTGCGGACGCAAATGG CTGCAGCTGCGCAGGCGCAGGCAGAGGAACGGCGCAGCCAGGCAGGGAACAGCCCAACGCCACCAACTCCAGCCAGCACAATGAAGAGCCAGAGCAGGCCAG TCATTGATGGGGCAGCTCTGAGGATAGACGACAAGCTCCGAGTGGCCAAAGAAAGGAGAGAAGAGCAGGAAAAGCAACATG CGGCCCGTGAGACTCAGCTTCTGGAGCGAGAGCGCAAGGCCCGGCTGCAGGTGGAGAGACAGATGGAGGAGCGACAGAAGAAGCTGGAAGAGCAGCGCAGGAAGGAGGAACAGAGGAGAGTTGCAGTGGAGGAGAAAAGGAAACAGAAATTAGAGGAGGAAAAg gagcACTATGAGGCCGTGATGAGACGTACCCTGGAGCGCAGCCAGCGAGTAGAGCAGAGACAGAAGAGATGGTCCTGGGGTGGACTTTCAGACTCTGACAACAAAAATG CTCGCCGCTCGTTGGCTGCCCCCGTGGATAGCAGTGTCCTCAGTCGGCTGCTCACACCCACCCAGGCCTCGCTAGCTAGAAGCAAGAGTGCTGCGGCCCTGTCCGCCGAAGGAGGCGACACCCAAG AGTCTCACCTGTGTCCTCGTTCAGCATCTGCAAGCCCCATGCAGCCCTTGGCCCGTGGACCCCTACGCAGTCGCAGCAGCGATCGAAAGAAAGGACCGCCTACTTCTGTGTCTGCAGATGCCATTTCCAGTATGACACAG CAGAAAGGTGAGACGGAGAAGCGCTTCACGTCACCAGTTGGAAAACGCCCTGCCTCGCCCTCCAGTCGTCACCGATCCCCATCTCCTTCTCCCACGGCTAACACCACCACAAGAGCGCCCTCACCTGGAGCAGCCAA GCAGAGTCCACACTTCCGCCCTCCTTCCCCTAGTGGTTTGAAACAGCGGCCTCCATCCCCTCAGCCCTCTGCCACATCCAAACCTCCACCCATCCAGAAACCTGCTCTCACCCCCACCGGCCCGCCTACCCTTCGCAAGAGGGACTCCAAGCCAAAGGATATGTCTCCCATGATGCCTGTCACCCCACAGTCTCCAGAAACCAGCACGCCCAGCCCGGCACCCACACCCACACCCAAGACCAAAGAGG AATCCAGTTCCAAAGCTATCGCAGGAACTAACTCGGCTGCAGAGGCTTCTAAGATCCTGGCAGAAAACCGACGTCTAGCACGCgagcagaaagagaaagaagagcAACTCCGCATACagaaagaagaagaggagag GCTGAGGAAAGAGGAGGAGAAGCGGCTGGCGGAGGAGGAGCGCTTGAGGCGTGCAGAGGAGGAGAAGAGGCTTGCggaagagaggaagagagaagaGGAGGAGCAGGCTTGTATAGCAGAGGAGGAGAGACAGCGAATGGAGCTGGAGGAGCAGCAAAGACAGTCTGAGCTACAGAAAGAG CGCGAGGAGGCTGAAGCAAAGGCCCAAGAGGAAGCAGAGAGACAGCGTCAGGAGAGAGCACGCATTATGCAACGGAACCAACAGGAGCGGATGGAAAGAAAGAAG AGAATTGAAGAAATTATGAAGAGAACCAGAAAAACAGACCAACTTGATTTTAAG AGTAATGATGAGAGAGACCTTCCTGATGAAAACGGAGAGGAGGCTGAGGACCAAATAAACTGTGAAAATAAGG AGAATGAGGCTTTCGATTCAGAGCAGAATGCCAAGACTACAGAGCCAGCAGACTCTCAGGAGTGTCATTTATCTGTGGACGAGCCAGTCACAGAGCAAGACGGGCCAGTTTTTAGTATGAACACACAAACAGATGTGGACAATAAAGAGAACAGCAATGGGCCCAGCACAGAGGATCCCTCATTGGACAG CAGCCCACCTCCCAAATCCTGTCTGATGGAGGGCTCAGAGTTTGTGAATGAGGACTCTAAAGTGAACCTGGTGCAAGAGTTGAATGGTAAAGGAGGATCCTGGAGCTTCGAGGAGCTTATCGATCTGGGTGTTCATGCGAAGAGCAAACCCCTGATGGACGATGGGGGCCCTGAAGGGCCTAGAGTGGCCTTCGAAGAGAAAACCAGCTCAATTCATCCAGCCCAGCCCATTGAAGCCCTGTCTG AGATGTGA
- the map7d3 gene encoding ensconsin isoform X11, translating into MAEGATSLKGLRTQMAAAAQAQAEERRSQAGNSPTPPTPASTMKSQSRPVIDGAALRIDDKLRVAKERREEQEKQHAARETQLLERERKARLQVERQMEERQKKLEEQRRKEEQRRVAVEEKRKQKLEEEKEHYEAVMRRTLERSQRVEQRQKRWSWGGLSDSDNKNGAKRRSSSLNRLPSNVPQASKEVHKQPQVEKTGPILKKRSSSLSRVGAKTQPTTKAEKSTADESARRSLAAPVDSSVLSRLLTPTQASLARSKSAAALSAEGGDTQESHLCPRSASASPMQPLARGPLRSRSSDRKKGPPTSVSADAISSMTQQKGETEKRFTSPVGKRPASPSSRHRSPSPSPTANTTTRAPSPGAAKQSPHFRPPSPSGLKQRPPSPQPSATSKPPPIQKPALTPTGPPTLRKRDSKPKDMSPMMPVTPQSPETSTPSPAPTPTPKTKEESSSKAIAGTNSAAEASKILAENRRLAREQKEKEEQLRIQKEEEERLRKEEEKRLAEEERLRRAEEEKRLAEERKREEEEQACIAEEERQRMELEEQQRQSELQKEREEAEAKAQEEAERQRQERARIMQRNQQERMERKKRIEEIMKRTRKTDQLDFKSNDERDLPDENGEEAEDQINCENKENEAFDSEQNAKTTEPADSQECHLSVDEPVTEQDGPVFSMNTQTDVDNKENSNGPSTEDPSLDSSPPPKSCLMEGSEFVNEDSKVNLVQELNGKGGSWSFEELIDLGVHAKSKPLMDDGGPEGPRVAFEEKTSSIHPAQPIEALSEM; encoded by the exons ATGGCGGAGGGTGCGACGTCTCTGAAAGGGTTGCGGACGCAAATGG CTGCAGCTGCGCAGGCGCAGGCAGAGGAACGGCGCAGCCAGGCAGGGAACAGCCCAACGCCACCAACTCCAGCCAGCACAATGAAGAGCCAGAGCAGGCCAG TCATTGATGGGGCAGCTCTGAGGATAGACGACAAGCTCCGAGTGGCCAAAGAAAGGAGAGAAGAGCAGGAAAAGCAACATG CGGCCCGTGAGACTCAGCTTCTGGAGCGAGAGCGCAAGGCCCGGCTGCAGGTGGAGAGACAGATGGAGGAGCGACAGAAGAAGCTGGAAGAGCAGCGCAGGAAGGAGGAACAGAGGAGAGTTGCAGTGGAGGAGAAAAGGAAACAGAAATTAGAGGAGGAAAAg gagcACTATGAGGCCGTGATGAGACGTACCCTGGAGCGCAGCCAGCGAGTAGAGCAGAGACAGAAGAGATGGTCCTGGGGTGGACTTTCAGACTCTGACAACAAAAATG GTGCAAAGCGGAGAAGTTCGTCTTTGAACCGGTTGCCTAGCAATGTTCCTCAGGCCTCTAAAGAAGTGCATAAGCAGCCTCAGGTGGAAAAGACAG GCCCAATCCTGAAGAAGCGAAGCTCCTCCCTCTCTCGAGTAGGGGCTAAAACACAGCCCACCACCAAAGCAGAGAAATCCACAGCAGATGAATCAG CTCGCCGCTCGTTGGCTGCCCCCGTGGATAGCAGTGTCCTCAGTCGGCTGCTCACACCCACCCAGGCCTCGCTAGCTAGAAGCAAGAGTGCTGCGGCCCTGTCCGCCGAAGGAGGCGACACCCAAG AGTCTCACCTGTGTCCTCGTTCAGCATCTGCAAGCCCCATGCAGCCCTTGGCCCGTGGACCCCTACGCAGTCGCAGCAGCGATCGAAAGAAAGGACCGCCTACTTCTGTGTCTGCAGATGCCATTTCCAGTATGACACAG CAGAAAGGTGAGACGGAGAAGCGCTTCACGTCACCAGTTGGAAAACGCCCTGCCTCGCCCTCCAGTCGTCACCGATCCCCATCTCCTTCTCCCACGGCTAACACCACCACAAGAGCGCCCTCACCTGGAGCAGCCAA GCAGAGTCCACACTTCCGCCCTCCTTCCCCTAGTGGTTTGAAACAGCGGCCTCCATCCCCTCAGCCCTCTGCCACATCCAAACCTCCACCCATCCAGAAACCTGCTCTCACCCCCACCGGCCCGCCTACCCTTCGCAAGAGGGACTCCAAGCCAAAGGATATGTCTCCCATGATGCCTGTCACCCCACAGTCTCCAGAAACCAGCACGCCCAGCCCGGCACCCACACCCACACCCAAGACCAAAGAGG AATCCAGTTCCAAAGCTATCGCAGGAACTAACTCGGCTGCAGAGGCTTCTAAGATCCTGGCAGAAAACCGACGTCTAGCACGCgagcagaaagagaaagaagagcAACTCCGCATACagaaagaagaagaggagag GCTGAGGAAAGAGGAGGAGAAGCGGCTGGCGGAGGAGGAGCGCTTGAGGCGTGCAGAGGAGGAGAAGAGGCTTGCggaagagaggaagagagaagaGGAGGAGCAGGCTTGTATAGCAGAGGAGGAGAGACAGCGAATGGAGCTGGAGGAGCAGCAAAGACAGTCTGAGCTACAGAAAGAG CGCGAGGAGGCTGAAGCAAAGGCCCAAGAGGAAGCAGAGAGACAGCGTCAGGAGAGAGCACGCATTATGCAACGGAACCAACAGGAGCGGATGGAAAGAAAGAAG AGAATTGAAGAAATTATGAAGAGAACCAGAAAAACAGACCAACTTGATTTTAAG AGTAATGATGAGAGAGACCTTCCTGATGAAAACGGAGAGGAGGCTGAGGACCAAATAAACTGTGAAAATAAGG AGAATGAGGCTTTCGATTCAGAGCAGAATGCCAAGACTACAGAGCCAGCAGACTCTCAGGAGTGTCATTTATCTGTGGACGAGCCAGTCACAGAGCAAGACGGGCCAGTTTTTAGTATGAACACACAAACAGATGTGGACAATAAAGAGAACAGCAATGGGCCCAGCACAGAGGATCCCTCATTGGACAG CAGCCCACCTCCCAAATCCTGTCTGATGGAGGGCTCAGAGTTTGTGAATGAGGACTCTAAAGTGAACCTGGTGCAAGAGTTGAATGGTAAAGGAGGATCCTGGAGCTTCGAGGAGCTTATCGATCTGGGTGTTCATGCGAAGAGCAAACCCCTGATGGACGATGGGGGCCCTGAAGGGCCTAGAGTGGCCTTCGAAGAGAAAACCAGCTCAATTCATCCAGCCCAGCCCATTGAAGCCCTGTCTG AGATGTGA
- the map7d3 gene encoding ensconsin isoform X17, with product MAEGATSLKGLRTQMAAAAQAQAEERRSQAGNSPTPPTPASTMKSQSRPVIDGAALRIDDKLRVAKERREEQEKQHAARETQLLERERKARLQVERQMEERQKKLEEQRRKEEQRRVAVEEKRKQKLEEEKEHYEAVMRRTLERSQRVEQRQKRWSWGGLSDSDNKNDKRSSSTTNLKQTDSVISKRLSSSSATLLNSPDKKSHLCPRSASASPMQPLARGPLRSRSSDRKKGPPTSVSADAISSMTQQKGETEKRFTSPVGKRPASPSSRHRSPSPSPTANTTTRAPSPGAAKQSPHFRPPSPSGLKQRPPSPQPSATSKPPPIQKPALTPTGPPTLRKRDSKPKDMSPMMPVTPQSPETSTPSPAPTPTPKTKEESSSKAIAGTNSAAEASKILAENRRLAREQKEKEEQLRIQKEEEERLRKEEEKRLAEEERLRRAEEEKRLAEERKREEEEQACIAEEERQRMELEEQQRQSELQKEREEAEAKAQEEAERQRQERARIMQRNQQERMERKKRIEEIMKRTRKTDQLDFKSNDERDLPDENGEEAEDQINCENKENEAFDSEQNAKTTEPADSQECHLSVDEPVTEQDGPVFSMNTQTDVDNKENSNGPSTEDPSLDSSPPPKSCLMEGSEFVNEDSKVNLVQELNGKGGSWSFEELIDLGVHAKSKPLMDDGGPEGPRVAFEEKTSSIHPAQPIEALSEM from the exons ATGGCGGAGGGTGCGACGTCTCTGAAAGGGTTGCGGACGCAAATGG CTGCAGCTGCGCAGGCGCAGGCAGAGGAACGGCGCAGCCAGGCAGGGAACAGCCCAACGCCACCAACTCCAGCCAGCACAATGAAGAGCCAGAGCAGGCCAG TCATTGATGGGGCAGCTCTGAGGATAGACGACAAGCTCCGAGTGGCCAAAGAAAGGAGAGAAGAGCAGGAAAAGCAACATG CGGCCCGTGAGACTCAGCTTCTGGAGCGAGAGCGCAAGGCCCGGCTGCAGGTGGAGAGACAGATGGAGGAGCGACAGAAGAAGCTGGAAGAGCAGCGCAGGAAGGAGGAACAGAGGAGAGTTGCAGTGGAGGAGAAAAGGAAACAGAAATTAGAGGAGGAAAAg gagcACTATGAGGCCGTGATGAGACGTACCCTGGAGCGCAGCCAGCGAGTAGAGCAGAGACAGAAGAGATGGTCCTGGGGTGGACTTTCAGACTCTGACAACAAAAATG ACAAGCGCTCTTCCTCTACTACAAACCTGAAACAGACTGACTCAGTCATCAGCAAGCGTCTCTCATCATCCTCAGCCACCCTCCTTAATTCTCCCGATAAAA AGTCTCACCTGTGTCCTCGTTCAGCATCTGCAAGCCCCATGCAGCCCTTGGCCCGTGGACCCCTACGCAGTCGCAGCAGCGATCGAAAGAAAGGACCGCCTACTTCTGTGTCTGCAGATGCCATTTCCAGTATGACACAG CAGAAAGGTGAGACGGAGAAGCGCTTCACGTCACCAGTTGGAAAACGCCCTGCCTCGCCCTCCAGTCGTCACCGATCCCCATCTCCTTCTCCCACGGCTAACACCACCACAAGAGCGCCCTCACCTGGAGCAGCCAA GCAGAGTCCACACTTCCGCCCTCCTTCCCCTAGTGGTTTGAAACAGCGGCCTCCATCCCCTCAGCCCTCTGCCACATCCAAACCTCCACCCATCCAGAAACCTGCTCTCACCCCCACCGGCCCGCCTACCCTTCGCAAGAGGGACTCCAAGCCAAAGGATATGTCTCCCATGATGCCTGTCACCCCACAGTCTCCAGAAACCAGCACGCCCAGCCCGGCACCCACACCCACACCCAAGACCAAAGAGG AATCCAGTTCCAAAGCTATCGCAGGAACTAACTCGGCTGCAGAGGCTTCTAAGATCCTGGCAGAAAACCGACGTCTAGCACGCgagcagaaagagaaagaagagcAACTCCGCATACagaaagaagaagaggagag GCTGAGGAAAGAGGAGGAGAAGCGGCTGGCGGAGGAGGAGCGCTTGAGGCGTGCAGAGGAGGAGAAGAGGCTTGCggaagagaggaagagagaagaGGAGGAGCAGGCTTGTATAGCAGAGGAGGAGAGACAGCGAATGGAGCTGGAGGAGCAGCAAAGACAGTCTGAGCTACAGAAAGAG CGCGAGGAGGCTGAAGCAAAGGCCCAAGAGGAAGCAGAGAGACAGCGTCAGGAGAGAGCACGCATTATGCAACGGAACCAACAGGAGCGGATGGAAAGAAAGAAG AGAATTGAAGAAATTATGAAGAGAACCAGAAAAACAGACCAACTTGATTTTAAG AGTAATGATGAGAGAGACCTTCCTGATGAAAACGGAGAGGAGGCTGAGGACCAAATAAACTGTGAAAATAAGG AGAATGAGGCTTTCGATTCAGAGCAGAATGCCAAGACTACAGAGCCAGCAGACTCTCAGGAGTGTCATTTATCTGTGGACGAGCCAGTCACAGAGCAAGACGGGCCAGTTTTTAGTATGAACACACAAACAGATGTGGACAATAAAGAGAACAGCAATGGGCCCAGCACAGAGGATCCCTCATTGGACAG CAGCCCACCTCCCAAATCCTGTCTGATGGAGGGCTCAGAGTTTGTGAATGAGGACTCTAAAGTGAACCTGGTGCAAGAGTTGAATGGTAAAGGAGGATCCTGGAGCTTCGAGGAGCTTATCGATCTGGGTGTTCATGCGAAGAGCAAACCCCTGATGGACGATGGGGGCCCTGAAGGGCCTAGAGTGGCCTTCGAAGAGAAAACCAGCTCAATTCATCCAGCCCAGCCCATTGAAGCCCTGTCTG AGATGTGA
- the map7d3 gene encoding ensconsin isoform X14 has product MAEGATSLKGLRTQMAAAAQAQAEERRSQAGNSPTPPTPASTMKSQSRPVIDGAALRIDDKLRVAKERREEQEKQHAARETQLLERERKARLQVERQMEERQKKLEEQRRKEEQRRVAVEEKRKQKLEEEKEHYEAVMRRTLERSQRVEQRQKRWSWGGLSDSDNKNDKRSSSTTNLKQTDSVISKRLSSSSATLLNSPDKTRRSLAAPVDSSVLSRLLTPTQASLARSKSAAALSAEGGDTQESHLCPRSASASPMQPLARGPLRSRSSDRKKGPPTSVSADAISSMTQQKGETEKRFTSPVGKRPASPSSRHRSPSPSPTANTTTRAPSPGAAKQSPHFRPPSPSGLKQRPPSPQPSATSKPPPIQKPALTPTGPPTLRKRDSKPKDMSPMMPVTPQSPETSTPSPAPTPTPKTKEESSSKAIAGTNSAAEASKILAENRRLAREQKEKEEQLRIQKEEEERLRKEEEKRLAEEERLRRAEEEKRLAEERKREEEEQACIAEEERQRMELEEQQRQSELQKEREEAEAKAQEEAERQRQERARIMQRNQQERMERKKRIEEIMKRTRKTDQLDFKSNDERDLPDENGEEAEDQINCENKENEAFDSEQNAKTTEPADSQECHLSVDEPVTEQDGPVFSMNTQTDVDNKENSNGPSTEDPSLDSPPPKSCLMEGSEFVNEDSKVNLVQELNGKGGSWSFEELIDLGVHAKSKPLMDDGGPEGPRVAFEEKTSSIHPAQPIEALSEM; this is encoded by the exons ATGGCGGAGGGTGCGACGTCTCTGAAAGGGTTGCGGACGCAAATGG CTGCAGCTGCGCAGGCGCAGGCAGAGGAACGGCGCAGCCAGGCAGGGAACAGCCCAACGCCACCAACTCCAGCCAGCACAATGAAGAGCCAGAGCAGGCCAG TCATTGATGGGGCAGCTCTGAGGATAGACGACAAGCTCCGAGTGGCCAAAGAAAGGAGAGAAGAGCAGGAAAAGCAACATG CGGCCCGTGAGACTCAGCTTCTGGAGCGAGAGCGCAAGGCCCGGCTGCAGGTGGAGAGACAGATGGAGGAGCGACAGAAGAAGCTGGAAGAGCAGCGCAGGAAGGAGGAACAGAGGAGAGTTGCAGTGGAGGAGAAAAGGAAACAGAAATTAGAGGAGGAAAAg gagcACTATGAGGCCGTGATGAGACGTACCCTGGAGCGCAGCCAGCGAGTAGAGCAGAGACAGAAGAGATGGTCCTGGGGTGGACTTTCAGACTCTGACAACAAAAATG ACAAGCGCTCTTCCTCTACTACAAACCTGAAACAGACTGACTCAGTCATCAGCAAGCGTCTCTCATCATCCTCAGCCACCCTCCTTAATTCTCCCGATAAAA CTCGCCGCTCGTTGGCTGCCCCCGTGGATAGCAGTGTCCTCAGTCGGCTGCTCACACCCACCCAGGCCTCGCTAGCTAGAAGCAAGAGTGCTGCGGCCCTGTCCGCCGAAGGAGGCGACACCCAAG AGTCTCACCTGTGTCCTCGTTCAGCATCTGCAAGCCCCATGCAGCCCTTGGCCCGTGGACCCCTACGCAGTCGCAGCAGCGATCGAAAGAAAGGACCGCCTACTTCTGTGTCTGCAGATGCCATTTCCAGTATGACACAG CAGAAAGGTGAGACGGAGAAGCGCTTCACGTCACCAGTTGGAAAACGCCCTGCCTCGCCCTCCAGTCGTCACCGATCCCCATCTCCTTCTCCCACGGCTAACACCACCACAAGAGCGCCCTCACCTGGAGCAGCCAA GCAGAGTCCACACTTCCGCCCTCCTTCCCCTAGTGGTTTGAAACAGCGGCCTCCATCCCCTCAGCCCTCTGCCACATCCAAACCTCCACCCATCCAGAAACCTGCTCTCACCCCCACCGGCCCGCCTACCCTTCGCAAGAGGGACTCCAAGCCAAAGGATATGTCTCCCATGATGCCTGTCACCCCACAGTCTCCAGAAACCAGCACGCCCAGCCCGGCACCCACACCCACACCCAAGACCAAAGAGG AATCCAGTTCCAAAGCTATCGCAGGAACTAACTCGGCTGCAGAGGCTTCTAAGATCCTGGCAGAAAACCGACGTCTAGCACGCgagcagaaagagaaagaagagcAACTCCGCATACagaaagaagaagaggagag GCTGAGGAAAGAGGAGGAGAAGCGGCTGGCGGAGGAGGAGCGCTTGAGGCGTGCAGAGGAGGAGAAGAGGCTTGCggaagagaggaagagagaagaGGAGGAGCAGGCTTGTATAGCAGAGGAGGAGAGACAGCGAATGGAGCTGGAGGAGCAGCAAAGACAGTCTGAGCTACAGAAAGAG CGCGAGGAGGCTGAAGCAAAGGCCCAAGAGGAAGCAGAGAGACAGCGTCAGGAGAGAGCACGCATTATGCAACGGAACCAACAGGAGCGGATGGAAAGAAAGAAG AGAATTGAAGAAATTATGAAGAGAACCAGAAAAACAGACCAACTTGATTTTAAG AGTAATGATGAGAGAGACCTTCCTGATGAAAACGGAGAGGAGGCTGAGGACCAAATAAACTGTGAAAATAAGG AGAATGAGGCTTTCGATTCAGAGCAGAATGCCAAGACTACAGAGCCAGCAGACTCTCAGGAGTGTCATTTATCTGTGGACGAGCCAGTCACAGAGCAAGACGGGCCAGTTTTTAGTATGAACACACAAACAGATGTGGACAATAAAGAGAACAGCAATGGGCCCAGCACAGAGGATCCCTCATTGGACAG CCCACCTCCCAAATCCTGTCTGATGGAGGGCTCAGAGTTTGTGAATGAGGACTCTAAAGTGAACCTGGTGCAAGAGTTGAATGGTAAAGGAGGATCCTGGAGCTTCGAGGAGCTTATCGATCTGGGTGTTCATGCGAAGAGCAAACCCCTGATGGACGATGGGGGCCCTGAAGGGCCTAGAGTGGCCTTCGAAGAGAAAACCAGCTCAATTCATCCAGCCCAGCCCATTGAAGCCCTGTCTG AGATGTGA